Genomic DNA from Paenibacillus sp. MBLB1832:
CACTGATAAGTCCTGACTACTTGCCCGTTCCGCCACCTAAATATGGTGGTATCGAGCGAGTTGTCTATACGTTGGCTGAGGGACTGGTAGTTCGCGGACATGAGGTCATCCTCTATGCGCCTATCGGCAGCCAGACCAGAGGGAAGTTGATGCCTTATTTGCATGAGGGTCATGATATGTGGCAAATCCCAGGCTTCGTGAAACTGACCTTGCCCAAAGGTGTTGATATCATCCACGACCATACCCAGCTCTCCGTAGTCGGGCAGAAGAAGCTTCGAACTCCCACCGTTTGTACGATTCACAATCCGTTAACGAATCCCGTCAAACATCCTGTCTATTTGAGCAAACGACATCGAGATTTGTTCGGCACGCCGCAAGACAGCGTTGTGTACAACGGATTAAACCCGGATGAGTTTCAATTCTCTGATCAAAAGGGTGACTATCTGCTCTTCATCGGGGCTTTGCTTCCATATAAAGGCGTTCATCATGCGATCGAAGCGGCGGAGCGCGCTAATCAGAGATTAATCATTGCAGGACCCCTCTATGATTACGACTATTTCCAGAAGGAAATCATGTCCAAAGCGCTATCGAATCCTAACATTCAATATGTAGGCGAGGTTGGCGGGCAAGATCGCCAAAATTTATTGAAGCATGCTCGCTGTATGCTGTTCCCTACGCTAGTTGAAGAGCCATTTGGTCTCGTCATGATTGAAGCGCTCGCTTGCGGAACACCAGTCCTGGCGTTGCCAAACGGTTCTGTGCCCGAAGTGATGAGCGGCTTCCCGCAATTGATTTGCCGCAATGTCCAAGAGATGGCGCATAAATTAATGCATGAAAAGCTGCCAGAACCCCACAAGCTCCGTGACTATGTACTGAAGCACTTTACAACAAGTACGATGACCGATCAGTACCTAGCCATTTATCAAAGCATCATCGAACAAGAGAGTTGAACGCACCAGCGTCCTTTCAAATTAATATGTCGGAAATTATAAGTTTTGGGGTAAGCAGAGCTTACCTCAAGGTTACATAATAACTTTCAGGGAAATAATTGTAGTATTTAAATTCTAAACAAGGTGAGTGTAATAAGTTCTTTTTTATGAATAAAACCATAAAATTAAACATGGGTTGGAGGTGGTTTGGCTGCCTAATTTTGATGAACAACAGAAAGAGTCAGTGACTATCATAGAAAGTGGAATAGTAAAAACACCACTTGGAAAAGAATTTTATCGTGTTCGTGTGCAATCAAATCAACCGATACCTGTTGTATAAAACAGATGCAAAAGAGTTCGCCTTTATTAAAAATATTGGAGATTTCAAATTTGGGGTGGCAGTTCTTTTTATGGAGAACAATAAAGTAGAGTCGGAGAGAACACAAAGAGCATTTATAACTTCAACAAGCTTGATTCACCATCTTGCACAACTAGACAAGAATTTAATGTCCGTGGTATAATTTTACATAAGGAGGCGATACTAATGGCAGTCAAAGTCATAAAAAATGAAGTGGTTAAAACTTCTAAAGGGCAAGAATACACAAAGGTTGTTGTATCTAGCCATAAGCCCGTCGCTCATGTCCCCGCACCAATTCATAAAAAATAATATCCACTCATTATATTAAAAGATCGCCTTAATGGGCGATCTTTTTTGTGCGCCAAGATGGCTCTTAACTAGGCAATTGGAGCAGATTCGTCGCCTGTGGCGAGATGCAAAACGGATTCTAGATACTTTTTATTGTGCAAAATACTTGGGTCTTGCGGACGGTAGCCTCGGGCGAGTTCATTATGCCGATAGGCTGCTTCATAATCCCCGAGGTGATCATAACACACACAGAGTTGCAGATGAGGGAGCCAGGTTGAAAAGCTAGGATTAGCAAATCCCCAGTTATGTGCAGGGCCAGGTGCGGTTGTCGCTAAGGTATACCAGAACACGGCAGATTCATATTGCTGACGCGTTAGAAAATAATAACCAAGCCGACAGCAGAACTCAGGACGAGGGCTGTCATACCGAAAAGATCGGAATACGGAGTCTAATTCCATTTCACGATTGCCAAGATACTGGTAGCAATCGGACAACTTACTGCAGGATGA
This window encodes:
- a CDS encoding glycosyltransferase family 4 protein, producing MRIALISPDYLPVPPPKYGGIERVVYTLAEGLVVRGHEVILYAPIGSQTRGKLMPYLHEGHDMWQIPGFVKLTLPKGVDIIHDHTQLSVVGQKKLRTPTVCTIHNPLTNPVKHPVYLSKRHRDLFGTPQDSVVYNGLNPDEFQFSDQKGDYLLFIGALLPYKGVHHAIEAAERANQRLIIAGPLYDYDYFQKEIMSKALSNPNIQYVGEVGGQDRQNLLKHARCMLFPTLVEEPFGLVMIEALACGTPVLALPNGSVPEVMSGFPQLICRNVQEMAHKLMHEKLPEPHKLRDYVLKHFTTSTMTDQYLAIYQSIIEQES